The Miscanthus floridulus cultivar M001 chromosome 17, ASM1932011v1, whole genome shotgun sequence genome has a window encoding:
- the LOC136514982 gene encoding MDIS1-interacting receptor like kinase 1-like, whose amino-acid sequence MEARAPVLVLAVTLSLILASTGVGAAAGDERAALLALKAGFVDSLGALADWKGSSHCSWTAVGCNAAGLVDRLNLSGKNLSGKVTDDVLRLPSAAPTSPSPSSPDPTATSRQSTGTR is encoded by the exons ATGGAAGCAAGAGCGCCAGTGCTGGTCCTAGCAGTGACACTGTCTTTGATCTTGGCCAGCACCGGCgttggcgccgccgccggcgacgaaCGGGCGGCGCTGCTCGCGCTCAAGGCGGGCTTCGTTGACTCGCTGGGCGCGCTCGCCGACTGGAAGGGCTCGTCGCACTGCAGCTGGACCGCCGTCGGCTGCAACGCCGCCGGCCTCGTCGATCGCCTCAACCTCTCAGGGAAGAACCTGAGCGGCAAGGTCACCGATGACGTGCTCCGGCTGCCCTCGGCCGCACCAACGAGTCCGTCTCCGTCGTCGCCGGATCCTACGGCTACATCGCGCCAG AGTACGGGTACACGCTGA